In Procambarus clarkii isolate CNS0578487 chromosome 5, FALCON_Pclarkii_2.0, whole genome shotgun sequence, the following are encoded in one genomic region:
- the LOC123750538 gene encoding uncharacterized protein, which produces MDRQAELLLPMDRPGELLLPMYRPGELLLPMDRPGELLLPMYRPGELLLPMDRRAELLLPMDRPGELLLPMYRPGELLLPMDRRAELLLPMDRPGELLLPMDRPGELLLPMDRRAELLLPMDRPGELLLPMYRPGELLLPMDRRAELLLPMDRPGELLLPMYRPGELLLPMDRRAELLLPMDRPGELLLPMDRPGELLLPMDRRAELLLPMDRPGELLLPMDRPGELLLPMDRPGELLLPMDRPGELLLPMDRPGELLLPMDRPGELLLPMDRPGELLLPMDRPGELLLPMDRPGELLLPMDRPGELLLPMYRPGELLLPMDRPGELLLPMYRPGELLLPMYRPGELLLPIDRPGELLLCSV; this is translated from the coding sequence ATGGATAGACAAGCAGAGCTATTGCTACCTATGGATAGACCAGGAGAGCTATTGCTACCTATGTATAGACCAGGAGAGCTATTGCTACCAATGGATAGACCAGGAGAGCTATTGCTACCTATGTATAGACCGGGAGAACTATTGCTACCTATGGATAGACGAGCAGAGCTATTGCTACCTATGGATAGACCAGGAGAGCTATTGCTACCTATGTATAGACCGGGAGAACTATTGCTACCTATGGATAGACGAGCAGAGCTATTGCTACCTATGGATAGACCAGGAGAGCTATTGTTACCTATGGATAGACCGGGAGAACTATTGCTACCTATGGATAGACGAGCAGAGCTATTGCTACCTATGGATAGACCGGGAGAGCTATTGCTACCTATGTATAGACCGGGAGAACTATTGCTACCTATGGATAGACGAGCAGAGCTATTGCTACCTATGGATAGACCAGGAGAGCTATTGCTACCTATGTATAGACCGGGAGAACTATTGCTACCTATGGATAGACGAGCAGAGCTATTGCTACCTATGGATAGACCAGGAGAGCTATTGTTACCTATGGATAGACCGGGAGAACTATTGCTACCTATGGATAGACGAGCAGAGCTATTGCTACCTATGGATAGACCGGGAGAGCTATTGCTACCTATGGATAGACCGGGAGAACTATTGCTACCTATGGATAGACCAGGAGAACTATTGCTACCTATGGATAGACCAGGAGAACTATTGCTACCTATGGATAGACCGGGAGAACTATTGCTACCTATGGATAGACCAGGAGAACTATTGCTACCTATGGATAGACCAGGAGAACTATTGCTACCTATGGATAGACCAGGAGAGCTATTGCTACCTATGGATAGACCGGGAGAACTATTGCTACCTATGGATAGACCAGGAGAACTATTGCTACCTATGTATAGACCAGGAGAGCTATTGCTACCTATGGATAGACCGGGAGAACTATTGCTACCTATGTATAGACCGGGAGAACTATTGCTACCTATGTATAGACCGGGAGAACTATTGCTACCTATAGATAGACCAGGAGAACTATTGCTGTGTTCTGTCTAG